The region TCTGGGTTTATAGAATCCGTGATGTGGAAAAATCTGAATCGcacaagtaaataaaatatttaaaaagccaACAAGGTCCCACCTAAATCTGGTTTAaggaaaatgttgtgtttgttctgatCAGGTCCAACAGATTCTCACCTATGAGGACTCGGTGGCAGCTCACTTGTCCAAGATCCTGACCTCAGACCAGCATTCTGTTGTCATCTCCTCCGCCAAGTacgaacatccatccatccatccattactcTGCATGTTGTTGTCCTACTCAGAAAACCGTCAAACtgtcttttattgtgtttcCTTGCAGAGTTCTGTGTGAGACGGTGAAGGACTTCGTTGCTCGGGTCGGTAAAGCTTACGAGAAGAACACCGAGAGCTCAGTGGAGTCCGAGACCATGGCCAAGAAGGTAAAGCACTCAGTTCAGGGTGTTCCACAGAGGATGTCTTTCATCTGCCCCTCGGAAAGTTGAAATAGTAAATATTTGGGGATGATAAAAGACATGTCTGAATTTAAAAGTAGTACAAGTCAGCAGTGTGATTAGTTGAACATGTAAATATGAGTTTAACTCTCCAGTACTGTAGAGAACAATTAGCTCCATATGTACTCGTATAGTAGAAAACAAAGGTCAATGAAAAGGAACCACAAGTTGGCTTATCAAGGTATGATCGGTATTACAgacctttatttttatttatggtCCCATTAAATCCAGAGGTTTAATCCAAGTAAAAGAAACACTCCAATGTTTTAGATCCCTCAGAAATCAGACACAACAAGCTTTGGGACAGTAActgatttgtttgtgtttctgatgaatcatgtttttatttcagattagTTAAGTTTGTGTTTCGAACAAGTTGAGTTAGATGGTCTGAtgagtcatgtttttttctgatgagTCATGCTCTTTTAGTATTCTGATCcgtcatgtttgtttttttgatgactcaggtttttatttcttattagTCAAGTTTGTGTGTCTGATTAGTCATGTTTGTCTCTGATGTGCCGTGCTTGTTTCTGATAAGTCACGTTAGACGGTCTGATGAGTCATGTTTGTCTCTGagtcatgttttgtgtttctgattgGTCATGTTTGCCTCTGACATGTCACATTAGATAGTTTCGGTCAATATTTGGGTTTCTGATAAGCCACGtttgtatttctgatttgtcatgtttttccccGATGAGTCATGTTTGCTTCTGATGGgtcatgtgtttttctgatgaGTCATGATTGTATTTCTGACAAgtcatgtgtttttctgatgaGTCACATTTTTAGTGAGTTGTTTGTTTCTGATGTCATGATTGTATTTCCAATGagtcatgtttttcttctgattagtcatgtttgtgtttctaatGAGTCATGTTTTGTAGCCTGTTGTCATGTTAGATATTTTGATGAGTGATGTTTATATTTCCGATGAGTCATGTTTGCTTCTGATTAGTCATGGTTTTTAGCCAGTCATAGTTGTATTTCTGTTGATTCATGTTTTTGGCGAGTCGTGTCTTTATTTCTGATGAGTCATGTTTCTGTCCCAGTGTGGCGTGCTGAAGGAGAAGCTGGACTCCCTCCTGAAGACTCTGAACGAGGAGTCTCAGGCGACCTCCGTCCTCCCCCCAGCTCCTCCCCCCACCATCGCTGAGGaacaggaggaggtggagggcgTGGTCctggctcctcctcctgctcctcctcctcatgcCCCACCAAGCTCTGCCCCCTGCTCCCCAAGGACTACGCCCTCCTCTTCGACAGCGGCCATCTTTAAACCTCGAGAGCAGCTGATGCTGAGAGCCAACAGCCTGAAGAAGGCCATCCGGCAGATCATCGAGCACACGGAGAAAGGTGGGACTCACCTGGGCATGTCAGCAGGACAGGTGTGTTGGTCCAGGTGTGATGGCTAACAtcagctttgtgtgttttccagctgtGGACGAGCAGAACGCTCagactcagcagcagcaggttttctCTCTGAGTCGAgccgaggaagaggagggtctAGTGGAGGAAGACGAAGAGGAAGACGTGGACGAGGACAAGATGTCTCTGCAGTCGTCCTACAGCTCCAAAAACCGAAACACTCGCAGAGGTATAACGATTCAGCCCTGAAGTCAGTCACCACCATTCAATATGATGTACTATTTACTACTGTTAGCGACATAAGTCCTGCCTCATCAGGCAGTTTTACTACTATTAGTGACTTAAGACATCCCTGCCCAGGCCATTTCTGTACCGTTAACACCTTGAGCCATCCCTCCCCAGGCAGTTCCATAACTCTTAGCTCTGAATTGTCCTTCACCAGGCAATTTTAATATTAGTAACTTCTGAAGTCATTCCTCACCAGGCAGTTTCAGCACTCTTTACACCGAGTCATTCTTTGCCAGGCAGCTTTACTTCTTAACACCTTAAGTCATCCCTCACCAGACAACTTTAGTCTTTAGATCTTTTTATCAAAGAATCAGAATTAGGATCACCATGACCTGGAGGACTGAGAGTCTACATGGACATGAATTCTAATCATATTCTGCTCTTAACCAGGTGCTCACCTGTCACTCTTTGTCTCTATGTTTTCAGTCAGTAAGACGCCCTGCGAGAAGCTCATCAGCAAAGGCAGCCTATCACTGGGCAGCTCTGCGTCACTTCCTGTCCAGACAGGGAGCAGGGACAACATGCCCATGCTCAACACAAAGATCCTCTATCCAGGTGAGAAAATGGTGTCTGTCTGGTGCAAGGGACCTTATCATTACAGCTGAGTGAGGATACTGGTTGTCATGTTACTGGCTGTGATGTtactgtgtgattttgtgtttcaggtTCCCTCTCCAGCAGCTCCGTCATCAGTCGTCTGCTCGTCAACGCCGACCCGTTCAGCTGTGATCCTGACAACATGTGAGTCCACTAACTCGTGGCTCTGTTGCTGCGTCATGAAATCATCGCTGTGTTCAGGTTTTCTCACATTAAcctcagtgtgtctgtgtgcgttaGGGACTGCTACACCGAGAAGTGTGTCATGAACAACTACTTCGGTATCGGACTGGACGCCAAGATCTCCCTGGACTTCAACAACAAGAGAGACGAGCATCCAGAGAAGTGCAGGTACGATAATGGCAAACATTTCTATTTCTTTTGCCCATTTTCAGTCTAGATCTTAAGAATCAAAGGAAAGATTGAAGATATGAGAGATGATTGTTGGACATGTAAATGATCTGCTGCCTCGTCAGGAGTCGGACGAAGAACATGATGTGGTACGGAGTGTTGGGAACCAaggagctgctgcacagaacctACAAGAACCTGGAGCAGAGAGTCTTGCTGGAGGTGAGAACCGGAACCACAACTACTAAACTGTTGGAACCGTAGGAGTTAGATCTTAGTTTAGTTGTCCAAAACACAGAGGAATCAGTTAAAACTTTATAAACTACTAACCATTCACTATCTTTTTTAAAGCCAGAAACGACCACCTTACATTACATAACCAAATTTGTGCTTGTGGAAATGCTTAGATTAATCTGTGTTTGGTGGGCTTTATCCTGGAAACATCTCAGAACTTCATTGTTAGATTAAAGACCAACAAAGCTGTTTCTACACTGAcgttgtttgtgtgttgcagtgtgatGGGCGTCCGATCCCTCTGCCCAGTCTGCAGGGAATCGCTGTGTTGAACATCCCGAGTTATGCCGGAGGAACCAACTTCTGGGGAGGAACCAAAGAGGACGATGTAAGTTTAACATGTTTCCTGTTGCTGGGGGTTATTTGTcgaatttttctcatttataaGAACATTTATTCCTGTTCAAGGTGTTTCCTGTGTTGTGGAATTTTTGGTGTCTACCAAAGAGGTTTTAGCCAAGTCCatagaaaatgaaccaaaaggATGTTTGATGGATCTTGACGGTAGTGGTTCAGAGTAGAGTAGATTTGGAGATAATTAACAGAACACTGATTTGTAACTATTAGAATATGTTCTGAGTGAAGTTGGTGGACACCTGTGTCAGGTGACCAGTGATGTCATggtgtttcctgtctgtctgtcagaccTTCACAGCTCCGTCCTTTGATGATAAGATCTTGGAGGTGGTGGCCGTTTTCGGCAGCATGCAGATGGCCGTGTCCAGAGTCATCAACCTGCAGCACCACCGCATCGCAcaggtgtctgtctgtctgtccacactTGTCTGAATGTCCGTCTACCTGTAACTGACTGTCACTCTGATCATGTGTCTGTCTCAGTGCCGGACAGTGAAGATCACCATCTTGGGGGATGAGGGTGTACCAGTCCAGGTGGATGGGGAAGCCTGGATCCAGCCTCCAGGTTACATTAAGATCATCCATAAGAACCGGACCCAAACCCTGACCAGAGACCGGGTGAGTACTGCAGGTAGAAGTGGGGGGACAAAGGGACAAACACAGAGCACAGTGGGTGGAcatagcacaggatttctggagtaTTTAGAACTTCATACTGTGTTTGGGCTTCATTGATGGAAAAGAGGACTAGATCAGTGCGTCTCCAAAGTCCTACAGGCAGTTTATGTCGCAAGCAGAGAGTATTGTGGGAGTTTAGTAAGTAACGTCACCATGAGAAAGACTTATGAGGCTTAATGACTTCCGGCCAGAGCCCACACATTGAAGATGACCTTTTATGTTTACCAAAATAGCAGTCCTATAATGGAATGACTATTGTAACCAAGACACTTTTTTGGCAAATGTTACATGTTTGTGGTAGATTATAgtttgataaaaatgtttttaaactgattaaaattTACATCCCTAGTGGGGACAGTTTGAGTGTTCCATGTGGACTTGGACGGACACGAATTTTACGTCATGTGCACCCTTACAGACATGGAAAGCATGAGTCGTTCTTCAGTGTGTCCCTTTGTCTTACAGGCCTTTGAGAGCACCCTGAAGTCCTGGGAGAACAAACAGAAGTGTGAGTTCACCCGGACTCCAcctcctcagcctcctcagccaCCGCTGTCCTCCCAGCCAGAGATCATCTCTGAGGAAGAGGCGTCACTCATCAGCGAGTTCGGTCAGGCAGCCGGAGCCCTCATACACAGGTGATAGAACAtaacatctatccatccatccgtccgtctgtccatccatccatccatccatcattcattatcctctatcatccatctatccatttccatccatccatcatcatccatccatcatccatccatccatttccttccatccatctatccatccatccgtctgtccgtccatcatccatccatccatccatttccttccgtccatccattatcatccatccatctgtctgtccgtctatccatccatcgtcatccatccatccctccctccatccctgcTGTCAGTCCAGAGACttattgtgtttctgttgtttcagtATTCGTGAGGTCGCTCAGTCTCACCACAGTATGGAACAGGAACTGGCTCACGCCGTCAACGCCAGCTCCAAGGCCATGGACGTGGTCTATGCCGACTCTGAGGGCGCTGGGGTATGTGACAGCTGTGATGTCTTTTATGTTCAGATCTCGACTGTCTCACAGTTAAGTTGTGGTATCCGTGTCCGTTCTGCACCTGTAAATAccaacatgttttatgttttcaggCTCTGAGCTGCAGTGTGGTGGTTCAGATGGTCAGCAACGTCAAAGCGTTACTCAGTGAGACTGAGCTGCTACTGGCTGGAAAGATGTCCATGGTAactgtttttgtcctttctcTACAACTCTGGACAGATGCTCCTGGTCCTGGTGTTAGTTTAGGTTCAGATcccggttctggttctgattgttatctttgtgtttgtgcagcagttGGATCCTCCTCAACAGGAGCAGCTGAATGCAGCTCTGGGCTCCGTGGCTCAGCAGCTCCGTCGGCTGTCCGATGTTCCCTGGTTGTGTCCGTTCATCGATCCATCGGACCACGAGGTAAACAAGCACATCTCAGAACGTTACCCAGGTTTAATGTGACCAAGAGCTGTTTGAATAATATTTGATGGATGTTTGAGGTATCGATGACTCAGTCAAGTATTTTGTAGTATCTGCTACACAGTTCAAGTATTAGCTATAGTCTCTACGTATTTAATGTGCAGGAGCATTGCGACAGAGACTTCTATGAAGCTTGAGAATTTAAGTAGGGTTTTAAAAAGACAGCCGTCTTAGAAGCAATCTGATGGAtgttcttgtgtcttttttttcttgtttacatgtaaaaacaattaaacaagatGATTCTATCAGCTCACACCAATACCTGATGTATTATCGCAGAATATCCCGATGTTGGGATTAGCCTCGGGTGTTCCTCGCTTGAAGGGCGTTTGACAGATGTTTGACCGTTTTTTGCCAAATTTCTGACAGATGTTTGACGGATTATTGTTAAATTTTTGACGGATGTTTGATCGTTGTTTACCGGTTCTCAGGACGTTCCTCAGCTTTCAGCCTGATGCTCTTCAGTCACATCATGAAGCCAATAGAGATTGTAAATGTGTTCATCCAACACCAgtaatctgtttgtctgtctccaGGGTCCTCTGATAGATTTTTCGAAGCGCAGTCGGAGCGCTAAGTTTCGTCTCGTCCCGAAGttcaagaaagacaaaaacaataaaaacaaggagACTTGTGCGACTCTTTCACTGCCAGGTAAGATCTCTTACTGGCTAAAAGTCCTTTTTTAATCTGTCTCCAGCTCTTTTAACCCTTTGCTTCTCTGTTGTATCTGTGGGTCAGATGATAAAATCTCACCTTTCTGTTAAATCACTGGTGGAGGGTCTGTATTTCTGTTTCGGGTGTTTCCTGTCGGTCTGAATCACTTCCTGTTGGTGTCTCAGTTCACCAGTGGGGGACGGAGGAGGTGGGGGCGTGGCTGGACTTTCTCTGTCTCACTGAGTATAAGGACATCTTTATCGGACACGACGTCCGTGGAGCTGAGCTTATCCACCTGGAGAGGAGGGACCTGAAGGTACTGCTGCTGGTTCTCACCGCTAACTGCTaacagctaaatgctaacagctAACTAACTCTGCTGAGCTGTTGATCACCTGCATGGAATACTGACGACATGATGGATGGTTTGGATGTGGAAGCTTGATGGAGGTTTGAAGGGTGTTTGTAGAAAGACTGCACGATGTTTGATGGATGTTTGACGAGTATTTAAACAATGTTTGACGGATGTTTGAAGGCTTGTTCAAAAGATGTTCGACGGATGTTTGAAGGATGTTCGATGGATGTTCGATGGATGTTTGACGAGTATTTAAACAATGTTTGAAAGATGTTtgacagatgtttgttttggctttttgttGGATGTGTACCAAATGGAGGAGGACCTTTCTTGTTACACATGTACACAATGTTGTCTGTCCAGGATCTTGGTGTGACGAAGGTGGGACATATGAAGAGGATCCTGCAGGGCATCCGAGAGCTCAACAGGAACAGCAGTGCCAGCGAGGCCTAACTGCCACCAGGTAGCTGTTGTTGTCGTTTTCTTTATTATCCAGGGATAGCATCAGTAAACAATGATCCAGGTTGTAGTCCAGCACTCTGACTccttgttgttggttttttttgttacctAGCAACAGTTGCCTgcccctcttcttcctctgctgctaCACCCCGCCTCGCCCACCTGACCTGACCTCCGACCTCTGACCCCAGACCCCAGACCATCACGGCAGGTCTGTCACATCACACTTGAGGACTCGCTGTGATTGGACCAGGATCGGGACCAGAACTGGGTTCTGAAAAAAACTGACCAAACCTCTTCATAATGACCACCAATCAGATGATCCGCCAGTGCCTTGTCATCCCACCCACCAGCCAATCAGTGAGGAGATCGGGTAGGGAGGGGATTCAGAGCCAAACGTTTCTGAAGGGCTGCACCAGAGCCATAAACCCTGTGAGCTGGT is a window of Acanthochromis polyacanthus isolate Apoly-LR-REF ecotype Palm Island chromosome 13, KAUST_Apoly_ChrSc, whole genome shotgun sequence DNA encoding:
- the LOC110967528 gene encoding diacylglycerol kinase delta — protein: MPHQWLEGNLPVSAKCNVCDKTCGSVLRLQDWRCLWCKAMVHSGCKDQLSSKCPLGQCKVSVIPPTALNSIDSDGFWKASCPPSCTSPLLVFVNSKSGDNQGVKFLRRFKQLLNPAQVFDLMNGGPHLGLRLFQKFDTFRILVCGGDGSVGWVLSEIDALTLHKQCQLGVLPLGTGNDLARVLGWGSACDDDTQLPQILEKLERASTKMLDRWSIMVYETKFPRQHSASTVTEDCSDDSEVQQILTYEDSVAAHLSKILTSDQHSVVISSAKVLCETVKDFVARVGKAYEKNTESSVESETMAKKCGVLKEKLDSLLKTLNEESQATSVLPPAPPPTIAEEQEEVEGVVLAPPPAPPPHAPPSSAPCSPRTTPSSSTAAIFKPREQLMLRANSLKKAIRQIIEHTEKAVDEQNAQTQQQQVFSLSRAEEEEGLVEEDEEEDVDEDKMSLQSSYSSKNRNTRRVSKTPCEKLISKGSLSLGSSASLPVQTGSRDNMPMLNTKILYPGSLSSSSVISRLLVNADPFSCDPDNIVSVCVRDCYTEKCVMNNYFGIGLDAKISLDFNNKRDEHPEKCRSRTKNMMWYGVLGTKELLHRTYKNLEQRVLLECDGRPIPLPSLQGIAVLNIPSYAGGTNFWGGTKEDDTFTAPSFDDKILEVVAVFGSMQMAVSRVINLQHHRIAQCRTVKITILGDEGVPVQVDGEAWIQPPGYIKIIHKNRTQTLTRDRAFESTLKSWENKQKCEFTRTPPPQPPQPPLSSQPEIISEEEASLISEFGQAAGALIHSIREVAQSHHSMEQELAHAVNASSKAMDVVYADSEGAGALSCSVVVQMVSNVKALLSETELLLAGKMSMQLDPPQQEQLNAALGSVAQQLRRLSDVPWLCPFIDPSDHEGPLIDFSKRSRSAKFRLVPKFKKDKNNKNKETCATLSLPVHQWGTEEVGAWLDFLCLTEYKDIFIGHDVRGAELIHLERRDLKDLGVTKVGHMKRILQGIRELNRNSSASEA